The proteins below come from a single Papaver somniferum cultivar HN1 chromosome 11, ASM357369v1, whole genome shotgun sequence genomic window:
- the LOC113321806 gene encoding R3H domain-containing protein 2-like, which yields MEGSVAAEQLGAPDSWELADLDESMTRLMVSSSSKKKNYALSSSSSSSGFHIDESTEPQPHTSTESTSTERNGGGGVSDDSINQVDQFLRDALLNPRERLSILRMEQEVEKFIRDSTQQQLEFQQLPTSYLRLAAHRVAQHYCLQSMVVLDNNQPDGSGSRIIVHKASGFRYPSIRLADIPVSVGQEESNSAVKVAIKQRPQRRSQNSGNSNSSKSNHAKSVEERKEEYNRARARIFNSNSTNVAGAQPVGKPEIESVVPDTFQHCPVGPRRMEEKPVVELLVASIGRGLGDSSADSSRSSGRGRVEKEPVGSRYRSNSRVAIFRDRDVDRKDPDYDRSYDRYMQRFDPGFGFSGGPYTMQPLYSPVINYNTEFPQLGAVHRPQIPTEHQARPIPQHLHGSWTGASTPPGIGYGPPETMMGPFNPNHVGAQSTSAIYMHSPHYPCPPRPGMQFINPHEHVHQPFAQQHQQQPEASYGLARPR from the exons ATGGAGGGCTCTGTGGCAGCAGAACAACTCGGAGCCCCAGATTCATGGGAATTGGCTGATTTAGATGAAAGTATGACTAGATTAATGGTCTCTTCTTCATCTAAGAAGAAGAATTATgctctatcttcttcttcatcatcatctggtTTTCATATCGATGAATCTACTGAACCTCAACCTCACACTTCAACTGAATCAACATCTACTGAAAGGAACGGAGGAGGAGGAGTTTCTGATGATTCTATCAATCAAGTCGATCAATTCCTTAGAGATGCTTTGCTGAACCCCCGTGAGAGATTATCAA TTTTGAGGATGGAGCAAGAAGTAGAGAAGTTTATCCGTGACTCTACACAACAACAGCTGGAGTTTCAGCAGCTGCCTACTTCTTATTTGAGATTGGCAGCTCATCGTGTGGCACAGCATTACTGTCTTCAATCAATGGTTGTATTAGACAACAATCAACCTGATGGGTCTGGTTCTAGAATTATTGTTCATAAAGCTTCTGGATTTAGATATCCTTCGATTCGACTGGCAGACATTCCTGTTAGTGTGGGACAAGAAGAAAGCAACTCTGCTGTTAAAGTTGCTATCAAGCAAAGACCACAGAGGCGGTCTCAGAACAGTGGAAATTCAAATTCGTCCAAGTCAAATCACGCCAAAAGTGTcgaggaaagaaaagaggaatacaATAGGGCCCGAGCACGAATTTTTAATTCTAATAGTACTAATGTCGCTGGGGCACAGCCTGTTGGTAAACCAGAAATTGAGTCGGTGGTGCCAGATACATTCCAGCATTGTCCTGTTGGTCCGAGAAGGATGGAAGAGAAACCTGTAGTTGAATTGCTTGTAGCGAGTATTGGTAGAGGCTTGGGAGATTCTTCCGCAGATAGCAGTAGATCATCAGGTAGAGGTCGGGTAGAAAAAGAGCCAGTAGGTAGTAGGTACCGATCGAACAGTAGAGTGGCTATCTTTCGGGATCGTGATGTTGATCGTAAAGATCCTGATTACGACAGGAGCTATGACAG GTATATGCAAAGATTTGACCCTGGGTTTGGCTTTAGCGGAGGACCATACACAATGCAGCCCCTGTACTCCCCTGTCATCAACTACAACACTGAATTCCCACAGCTTGGCGCAGTCCACCGGCCTCAAATTCCTACTGAGCACCAAGCCCGGCCTATTCCTCAACATCTACATGGTTCTTGGACTGGGGCATCAACACCACCTGGGATTGGGTATGGCCCTCCTGAGACAATGATGGGACCTTTCAACCCTAATCATGTTGGTGCTCAGTCCACCTCTGCCATCTATATGCATTCCCCTCATTACCCTTGTCCTCCACGACCTGGAATGCAGTTTATCAATCCTCATGAACACGTGCACCAACCTTTTGCACAG caacatcagcagcaACCTGAAGCGAGTTATGGATTAGCCCGGCCCCGGTGA
- the LOC113320539 gene encoding protein LITTLE ZIPPER 4-like yields MERLNSKLYLQNCYIIQENERLRKKAQLLNQENQALLTELKQKLSKSSNKKNNSNPLPDLNLSSTSNTANSSKP; encoded by the coding sequence ATGGAAAGATTGAACTCAAAGCTTTACTTGCAAAACTGTTACATAATCCAAGAGAATGAAAGGCTTAGGAAGAAAGCTCAGCTCCtcaaccaagaaaatcaagcactTTTGACTGAACTCAAACAGAAACTGTCGAAGTcatcaaacaagaaaaacaatTCCAACCCTCTTCCTGATCTCAATCTCAGCTCCACTTCTAACACTGCGAATTCTAGCAAACCATGA
- the LOC113324817 gene encoding putative poly [ADP-ribose] polymerase 3, protein MVKTRTVFSTIHLFYLVQLFFCGLLKVNETRATRAHSGGDDQHVTTRKQKQHAETKQTGDQEAEQKSKKPKSDKGDEPDVNGKSTEEEDIVKDFEEFCNTVRKSLSVEQMRQILKANEQDDSGTDDAVVPRCQDMLFYGPLDKCPICRGPLEYTGSNYSCSGIYSEWSSCTYKTKDPPRREDKLNIPDEISALIKKRQDPKNRHTRKLNAAEKVFSGMLISLSGRLSRTHQYWKKEIQKNGGKVSNTIPQGVACLVVSPAERERGGSGKVTEAMERGIPVVSEAWLIESIDKQSAQPVEAYDVVSDLTTYGKGIPLDKMDPSEEALETLNAELKLYGKRGVYKDTRLQEEGGEILEKDGLLYNCAFSRCDKGRELNDYCIMQLIVVPENRLHLYFKKGQVGDDDKAEERLEEKESVDDAVKEFAQLFKEVTGNEFEPWEREKKIQKKHTKFYPVDMDDGVDVRHGGLGLRQLGIAAAHSKLDPLVANFLKVLCSQEIYRYALMEMGLDSPDLPMGMLTDLHLKRCEEVLNEFIDIFKMTKETGQNNEAIWSDFSQRWFTLMHSTRPFIFRDYHEIADYAAAALETVRDINVASRVVGDMTGSTIDDPLSDRFEKMGCSIMPVDKNSEDYKMIQNYLEKTYEPVKIEDVDYGVTLENVFAVEPSAGPSLDDIKKLPNKVLLWCGSRSSNLLRHLHKGFLPAICSLPVPGYMFGRAIVCSDASAEAARYGFTAVDRPEGFLILAVASLGDQITEVTSPPEDTNPLEEKKAGVKGLGRKKTDEAEHFTWKDDIKVPCGRLISSEHKDSPLEFNEYAAYDPKQVSIRFVVGVKYEGKAPLMDTEE, encoded by the exons ATGGTCAAAACGCGAACTGTTTTCTCAACAATACATTTATTTTACCTTGTACAATTATTTTTTTGCGGTTTGTTGAAGGTTAATGAGACAAGAGCAACTAGGGCTCATAGCGGAGGAGATGATCAACATGTAACTACAAGAAAGCAAAAACAACATGCAGAAACCAAGCAAACTGGTGATCAAGAGGCGgaacaaaaatcaaagaaacCCAAGTCAGACAAGGGAGATGAACCTGATGTTAATGGGAAATCTACAGAAGAGGAGGATATAGTTAAAGACTTTGAAGAGTTCTGCAACACCGTTAGAAAATCTCTCTCCGTTGAACAGATGAGGCAAATTCTTAAAGCTAATGAACAAGATGACTCTGGCACTGATGATGCAGTGGTACCCAGATGTCAAGATATGTTGTTTTATGGTCCCTTGGACAAATGCCCTATTTGCAGGGGTCCCTTGGAGTACACCGGTAGCAACTACTCATGCTCGGGAATATACAGTGAGTGGTCAAGTTGTACTTACAAAACTAAGGATCCTCCTAGGAGAGAGGATAAACTTAACATACCTGATGAGATCTCTGCT CTTATAAAGAAACGTCAAGACCCGAAAAATCGCCATACCAGAAAACTAAATGCAGCTGAGAAGGTATTTAGTGGGATGCTGATATCACTTTCTGGACGTCTTTCCCGGACACAT CAATACTGGAAAAAAGAAATCCAAAAGAATGGCGGAAAAGTTTCAAACACAATCCCACAGG GTGTAGCCTGTCTTGTCGTATCCCCCGCTGAACGGGAACGTGGTGGATCGGGAAAGGTCACTGAAGCAAT GGAAAGAGGAATACCTGTGGTGAGTGAAGCCTGGTTAATTGAGAGCATTGACAAACAATCCGCCCAACCTGTTGAGGCTTACGACGTTGTTAGCGATCTTACTACGTATGGCAAGGGTATTCCATTGGATAAAATGGATCCTAGTGAAGAAGCACTGGAGACCTTGAATGCTGAG CTAAAGCTTTATGGGAAGCGAGGAGTCTATAAGGACACCAGATTACAGGAGGAGGGTGGGGAAATCCTCGAGAAGGATGGATTACTTTACAACTGTGCTTTCTCCCGATGTGATAAAGGAAGAGAACTAAACGA CTATTGTATTATGCAACTCATTGTGGTGCCTGAGAACCGGTTGCATCTTTACTTCAAGAAGGGGCAAGTGGGAGATGATGACAAAGCTGAAGAGAGGCTCGAGGAGAAGGAGAGTGTTGATGATGCAGTGAAGGAGTTTGCGCAGCTATTCAAGGAGGTTACAGGAAACGAATTTGAGCCTTGGGAGAGGGAGAAAAAAATCCAGAAGAAGCATACGAAGTTTTATCCTGTAGACATG GATGATGGTGTTGATGTTCGGCACGGTGGTCTAGGTCTCAGGCAGCTCGGAATAGCTGCTGCACACTCCAAGCTGGACCCCCTTGTGGCAAATTTTCTTAAGGTTCTATGTAGTCAAGAGATCTATAG GTATGCTCTAATGGAGATGGGTCTGGACTCACCTGATTTACCTATGGGGATGTTAACAGACCTGCATTTGAAAAGAT GTGAGGAAGTTCTTAATGAGTTCATAGACATTTTCAAAATGACAAAGGAGACTGGACAGAATAATGAAGCAATTTGGTCAGATTTCAGCCAGAGATGGTTCACTCTTATGCATTCCACCAGGCCTTTTATCTTTAGAGACTACCATGAGATAGCGGACTAT GCGGCGGCGGCACTGGAGACAGTTCGTGATATAAATGTGGCTTCTCGTGTTGTAGGGGACATGACAGGTTCTACTATTGATGACCCATTGTCTGATAGATTTGAAAAAATGGGCTGCTCGATCATGCCGGTGGATAAAAACAGCGAAGATTACAAGATGATTCAGAATTACCTTGAGAAGACGTATGAGCCAGTGAAGATCGAAGATGTT GATTATGGTGTAACGCTTGAGAATGTATTCGCTGTTGAACCTAGCGCCGGTCCTTCTCTCGACGATATCAAGAAATTGCCTAATAAGGTTCTTTTGTGGTGTG GCTCTAGGAGCTCCAATCTGCTGAGGCATCTGCACAAAGGGTTTTTGCCAGCGATATGTTCTCTGCCTGTGCCTGGCTATATG TTTGGTAGAGCAATCGTATGCTCTGATGCTTCGGCTGAGGCTGCTAGGTATGGATTCACAGCTGTTGATAGACCGGAAGGGTTCTTGATTTTAGCTGTTGCTTCACTGGGTGATCAGATTACAGAAGTCACCAGTCCACCTGAG GATACGAATCCTTTGGAAGAGAAGAAGGCGGGTGTGAAGGGATTGGGAAGGAAGAAAACGGATGAGGCAGAACATTTTACGTGGAAAGATGATATCAAAGTACCTTGCGGTCGGTTGATTTCTTCCGAGCACAAAGACAGTCCGCTGGAGTTTAATGAATATGCTGCTTATGATCCAAAACAG GTTAGCATCAGGTTTGTTGTTGGAGTGAAGTATGAAGGGAAGGCTCCCCTGATGGATACGGAGGAGTAG